The sequence CGCCCTGATGGCAACCATCGACCTAGAAAAGAACAGCTACTGGGTCTTAAAAACCTTGGCAAAATCCAACGCCCCCAAGTCCTTGACCTTTACCGGAATCATGAACGACACCATTCAGCTGGTGGATCCCGAATACAAGGAAATCGTAGCCCAGTTCTTTGACATCCAGTTCCTGAAAAGGGATCTGAAAAAGAACAAGAGTCTCGTTTACGAATACAAGACCATCGCCGGACACTGGCATCAGGCCACCTTCAGAACCATCGAAGAAATTGATGGGGAACCGTCCAAGGCACTATTCATCCTGGAACTGGTGGACCATGGCCGTGCCGCCCGACTGGAACAAGTTCGCGATTTGCAATTCGAACATCAGATTATCGAAGGTCTCAGCAAGAACTACACCATGATCTGCCGAATTGAACTGGCCTCCAAGAAAGTTCAGCTGTACAAGAATATTTCGCTCGTCGAAAATGTCACTACAGCCATGAAGGTTCTTGACTACGATGCCGTCGTCAAATGGTTCATCCAGAAATATGTTATTCCCGAAGACCAGGATCGTCTAACGGCATTCATGGACTTCAGCAATGTACGTTCTAAACTTGAAAAAATGGAACAGACTTCAATCCTGTTCCGCACCACGCCGGATTTCCACAACACAAAGGGCATTAGCTACAGCCAGTTCCTCTTCTACCGACTGAAAAGCGACCCCGACAAGATTGTCATGGCCACCAAGAACGTGACCAACTCCATGGGATAATTCAAAACCACTTAAGCAAACTTAATCCACTGGATATCATTCAGTGGAATTTTTGTATCTACAATTTGGAGCGTTGCCGTATTCAAGTCCAGTTTGGCGGCAAGACCTTCAATTTCTCTGTAGGTCCCTACGCCTGCAGCAAGGATTTTGTCTTGCACAAAATAACTGACTCGAATTGTCGGATGTTCACCACGTTGCAGACGTTCCGACAAGGCGGCCAACGCCTCGTCCAGTTCAATGCGGGAATCCTCCATCAGTTCTTCCTGACGGATGGTCAGCTTCTTTTCGGTAGTTTCCGCAATGGCATCGCTATGGCCGCGGAGGGCGGCAAAGGGAGCAAAAATCTTCGCACGATTTTCAATAGACATGCGAGGATGCTTGATGAGAAAATTCCAGTCGTTCCGCGGGTAAGGCAAATTGATAATGTCTTCGTAGTTATCAGGCACGATGACCTCCGATTTGTCCATTGCGTTCCACCGTAGTGGCTCCTTCCTGCAAGTCCATGCCCTTGATAATGGCGTTCTTGCCAAAGCGTTTCTTGATCAGCAGTTCCGCCTTCAAGCGTTTCTTTTCCTTCTCCTGCTTTTCAACATCGGTAAAAAGGTCCACTTCCTCGTAACTCACGTCCAGCACATCGTTAGCCACAAGATTCAGACGTTTCAAGGTCAGCTTCGGATTCACAATCCGGTCGAACAGTTTCATCACCGCCTCGGCAATAGCGGACTGGGAACAAGTATAGCGGCCCAGATTTGCAGATCCGTGAGCGGGCTTCGGTATTTCCCGTCCGTAGTTATCGATAACCGTGGGGCCTACATAAATTCCCTTGTCCACATTTTCGCGGTCATAGCCCATCATCAAGGTTAGACTGTTTGTCACCAGATTCTTGTCTATCAAATCCAATGTCAGGGAATCTACCATTTCGCGAACGACAATGCGGGCCTTTTCTGCCGTGTAGGGGCAGCTCAAAACCTGGCCGCCACCAATGCTGTTGGATTTTGGTTTGTACTTCTTGATTTCGGCAATGGTACAAGGTTCATAGCCCCAGGCATGGTCAATCAGGATTTCGGCATTAATGCCGAACATCTTATAAAGGGCATCGGCATTCTTGATACTTACACGGGCAAGGTCACCCATGGTATAAATTCCACGACCGCGATTCAGGTTACAATTTTCCAGACGTTCCGCAATCCCGCGGCCAATCTGCCAGAAACTGGTAAGAGGACGATGATTCCACAGGTTCCTGCGAAAACTCATTTCGTCCAGTTCCGCAATGCGGACTCCGTCTTCATCGGCATCTACATGCTTGGCCATAATATCCATGGCAATCTTGCACAAGTAAAGGTTGCTGCCGATTCCCGCCGTTGCGGTTATACCCGTAGTTTCAAGTACGTCCTGGACCATGGTCTTCGCCAATTCCCGGGCCGTTTTCTTATAAAGTTTGAGGTACTGGGTAACGTCCAAAAAACATTCATCGATGGAGTAATTGTGAATGTCTTCGGCACTCACATATTTTAGGTAGACGTTATAAACCTTGGTAGAAAATTCCACATATTTCGCCATGCGGGGCGGAGCCACAATGTAATCCACATCCACACCTGTACGACGCTTCACCTCTTTTAATTTCTGGATTACTTCGAATAAGCGGGCTCGGCCAGGAATTCCGTAAGCTTTCAGGCTCGGGCTCACCGCCAGGCAAATCGTCTTTTCAGTACGGCTGGCATCGGCCACCACCAAGTTCGCCTTCAACGGATCCAACCCCTGTAGAACACATTCCACAGAGGCAAAGAAAGACTTCAAGTCAATGGCGATGAAGGTGCGCCTTTGAAAGTTCGGCATAAGTTCAAATATAGATTTTCCTAAATTTTCGCGCATGAACTTTCTTGAAGAAAAAATTCTCCGTGACGGCAACATTAAGGAAGGCAACATCCTTAAGGTTGACAGTTTTTTAAATCATCAGATCGACGTTGACATTATGCGCCAGATGGCCTACGAATTCCAGCGTCGCTATCGCGATGTGGAAATCAACAAGATCCTGACTATTGAAGCCAGCGGTATTGCCATCGCCACTTTGCTGGGCCACCTTTACGACGTACCCGTGGTTTTCGCCAAGAAGAGTCAGACCGCTAACAGCACCGACGACAAGTACGTTGCCCAGGCCTACTCCTTCACCCACAAGAAGATGAACAACGTGTTCATTTCCAAGCCCTACATGAAGGCAACCGATAAAGTCCTCATCGTAGACGACTTCCTGGCAGATGGAGCCGCAGCCCACGCCCTCATCGACCTGGTCCATCAGGCCGGCGGCACTGTGGCTGGTTTAGGCATCGCCATCGAAAAGGGTCAGCAGAAGGGAGGCGCAACACTCCGCGCCGAAGGCTACCGCGTAGAATCCATCGCCATCGTCGAATCCATGGACTGGGAAACTCAGACCATCAAGTTTAGGGAACAGCCGGAACTGCCGTTGCAGAATACAAATTTGAAACTGGGGTAACAGTATGAACAATTCATCAGAAAACATCTATCAGCTGGACGGTCGCGTGCCGGTGCTGAAGGCATTGCCCTTCGGCCTGCAGCATGTGCTAGCCATGTTCGTCGCCAACATAACCCCCATCATGATCCTTGCCGGGGTTGTAAACCTGGATAAGGGGCTGACTGCGGCCCTCGTTCAGAACTGCATGATCATCGCCGGTATCGGCACCCTGGTGCAGCTTTTCCCCATCTGGAAAATCGGTTCCAGATTGCCCATCGTCATGGGCATCAGCTTCACCTTCCTTTCCGTTTCCATCGGCATTGCCACCACCCAAGGCATGGGCACCCTCATGGGCGCCGTGATTGTAGGCGGTATCGTCGAAGGCCTGCTTGGTCTTTGTGCAAAATACTGGCTGAAACTTATCCCCCACATCGTCGCTGCAACCGTGGTGACGGCCATCGGATTTTCTCTCTTGCCTATCGGTGCAAATTCCTTCGCCGGCGGCCAGGGTTCTGCTGACTTCGGTGCCACCCACAACTGGATCGTAGGAAGCGTCACCTTGCTCACTTGCTTGCTCACTCAAGTGTTCGCCAAGGGTTTTCTCAGGTCCCTTTCTGTACTGGTAGGCCTTATTGTTGGCTACATTCTCGCCCTCTGCATGGGCATGGTAGATTTCTCGGGACTATCCAACTGCAGCATCATCGCCCTTCCCAAGATACTCCCCTTCACTCCGGAATTCCACTTGGGCCCCATCCTTTCTGTGGTGGCCATCTTCCTGGTTTCTGCTACAGAAACTGTGGGCGATTCTAGCGCCCTGGTGAACGGCGCACTCAAGCGTCAAATCCACAAAGTCGAAATGGGAGGCGCCATCTCCTGCGATGGTTTTGTCAGCACAATTTCCGGTATCTTCGGTTGTACCCCCATCACCTCCTTCAGTCAGAACGTGGGCCTGGCTTCCCTCTCCGGCGTCGTGAACCGATTCACCATCGCTACAGGAGCAGTCATCATGTTGCTGGGCGGTATCTTCCCGCCGGTGGGAACGTTGCTTACAACTATCCCCCAGGCTGTGCTTGGCGGCTGCACCATCATGATGTTCGGATCCATTCTTTTTGCAGGATTCGGCATGATGTCCAAGAGCGGTTTTAGCCAGCGTAACATGATCATTACCAGCCTCTCCCTTAGCGTAGGCCTAGGCTTCACCCAGGCAACCGGCATGTTCAAGGAATTCCCCCAAATTATCCAGACCATCTTTGCAGAGAATTGTGTGGCTGTGGTTTTTGTGTTAGCGGTAATTCTAAATCTTGTTCTGCCCAAGGACAAAACAAAAACAGCATAAGGCTCCAATTCTAAACTATTGTTTACGATCAGGCACAATAGTTCGTGACCTAAATCATCTTTTGCAAAAAAAAGAGAACGACTTTCAGAAAGCCGTTCTTTTTGTCTATATTTATTTTCATGAAAAATACAAGGTTAGGAACACATCTCGCTATTATAGCCCTTTCTTCGGCATGTTTCATCGCATGTGCCGACGACACCAGCACAACCACAGGCTCATACAGATCCTGCAGTCGCGTTTCTTCACTGAATGACTATCAGAAAAATTTCGGTAAGTACAAACTGAACGAAAAAATTCCATTCAAGCATTCCGACGGACAAGACATCCTTCTCACCGTCACAAAGGCGCTTAACGACGCAGACAGCATGTCTTGCCAGGTCTTTCGAGATGTTTGGCTGGAATCCGACTACCCCATCTTATCAATCAAGCTGAATGCCAGTTCCGTCGATTCCTCAAGCACTTCTATCAGAACGATCAAGGCTACCATAGGCAAGCACGAATTCTATCTAGACGATCCGTCTACATCTAACAATCTAGACACTTTGATTGAATCGCTGAAAGTCAACAAGAATACCTATCACGACGTAGCCGTGGTCAAGGACCTTAGTTCCCTCAATAGTGGAGCCATGGTTTACTACAATCAGAAATCGGGAATCATAAGAATCGACCTAGAAGACGAAAGTTCCATCACCTTGAACGAAAGGGAGGGATACTAATGAAAAGATTTCTCATCCTTGCCTTGAGTGCACTGTATTTTACCGGCTGCCCGGATTCTTCGTCTTCAACCAACGACCATCTATATTTCTCCGACACATTAATCCCATACGTCGATGGTCATAAACATTTTACCAAGGATAGTTCCATTTACTTCAAGGACTCCCGTGGTTTTACAGATGAAATAAGGCACTCTATTTCTTTTACCGAAGACGACATTCCTTCATTGAAATACGAGGGAGTCGCAAGCACCATGCCGATTGAACTCGGACTAAGAATAGACGCAACAACTTACGGAGGATCCATTTTTGTCACTTGCGGAGAAGTCAACGCTTTTGTCAGCTCTCGCCCGATAGACGAAAACGACCAGGACAATCCGTTTTTCAAAGGTGAATACAAGGATTCTGTCTCGATTAACGACACGTACTACAAAAATGTCCTTATCCTTGAAACGCCCCAAAAAAAGGGTGATTCCTGTAACGTAGGCAAATTCTACTACGCCGCCAGAGAAGGCATAATCAGAATAGTTGCCAAGAACGGGACCAATATCGACCGCATCAGCAAGAAGATGTATCAGGAAATCAAGGACAAACGTATCGAAGATGCTGCAAGGGCTGACTCCATTCAAGCCGCCATCGCAGACTCCGTTGCAAAAGCCGTTGCAGATTCAATCATCAAGGCAAATTCCCAGCCTTCCGATACATCAGACGGCACTATCATTTCCCAGGAAGTAATTGATGCAGCCGAATCCATCGCCGACTGCATCAAAAAGGCATACGCCGCAGGCTCCCTTACTGCAATCAAGGATTGCAAGATTTAAGCAAGTTCCTAGTCCGATTTCTTCACCGATGTGTTCATGCTCTTAACATACAGAAAAACGTTAGGGGATTCATCGGTGTAATCGGACGCTCTCAAGAGTTCCATCAAGGCTGTTTCTACACCTAGCTTGGTATTCTTTCGATAGACAAACGAGAAGGATTTCCGCCCATTCACAAAATGCTTGCGCAGATTTTCAAGATCGGTCTGTTGCAAAAAGTTTTTCACATCATCTATATACACCCGACCCTGTCGGGCGTAATTTTCAAGCCACTTGGAATGTTCCGTAGAAAAGCCTCGACGCGGGTCTCTTTCGCTGGGATCCATCTGGACAATGTCAAAAGTATCCGTAGCCAAATTCAACTTCAGGATTTTCGTATAGGAATTACAGACCGCCCCGAAGGCTTCACGCAATTTTCGACGGTCGACACCCTTATTCCTATAATAGTTACTCTTGTCCAATCGCATCATATTGTCAGCGATAGCCTTTAACTCAACCACATCTGACATGGGGAAATTCCGCTTTTCGGCAAAGCCAATGGACAGCGCAAGTTCCTTCACCTTTTGACCTTGCCAGCGAGAAACTTCATTTAAAAGCCTCGTTTTAAAGAAGGTTCCATCGCCATCAAAACGAGCCAAGACCATGAACTCTTCACCACCATATCGGTAAACCTTTCCTTTGGAACCGAATGCCCTGGAAATACAGGCCGCAGCAGCCAACACCAATTCATTACCGGCTTCCTGGCCCAGGCTATCATTTACCTGTTTGAGCCCGTTAATGTCTATGGAATATACAATAGCAGAATCTTCCAACGGATCATTCCTATAACGTTTAGCGTCTTCTTCCATGGCGTGGCGGTTAAACACCTTGGTAAGGCCATCGGTATTCGCCTCCACCGTCATACGTTCGTTGTGTTCACGGGCAGCAATAAAAATATGGACGATGCAACAACCAATGAAATAGCTCATCGAGTTGAACGGACAGCCCGAGAATTGCAACTGGAGAATTCCAAAAATAAACGGCATGATGACGAACATCAGAACAGGGAATTGTCGGCCATCATCCTTGCGACTATTCTTGATACAGAAGTAGGCCATCACAAGACCGGCCACCACAATAATCAAGTGCGGGGCCAGCATGGCCACCCAGCGCAGGCTTTCGGCGACATAGGCGTTATCTTCTGATATAGAGAATATGGTCGGGTAAAAGAAATTGCGAACAACAAGGATCAATTGCAAAGAAACGATCACAACGCCAAAAACACGAAAAGCCTTCTGATGTTGAAACCCTTTTCGCAGGAAGGTCAGCAAGAAGTCTAACCAGAAATAAGCCGATACGATTGTGCATACATGAAACACCGTCGATGTCACAAAGAACAACGAGGGGATACCTACCGCCTCAAAACTAGACAGTTCCCAGACCGCATCCTGGAAACAGAAAAAAACACTCCAGGCAAGCAATTTTCTAAAGGCTCGATTCAGGGGAGAAATTTCGTCGCGATAGATATACGAATGCCTTAAAATAATGGCAAGCACAACAACATAAACTAAATCAGTAATCCAATAAAGATGATTTTCCATACAGGGTTAATCTAACAAAAAAACAACTCCAAAAAAGACTTTACATCACACCTCTCGGATATTTTTTCAAAATTCATCCAAGATGTATACACTTTCTGCCAAGACACCCTCTTTCAAAAGCGATGTCAAACTAATTCAGAAACAGCACCACTTGTACTGACGCTTACCCGTACAGGCAGCCACTCCAATCTGCTGAAGAAACAACTCTACACAATCGCACTTTGATCACAACAGCATAATATTTACCAAATCTTGCCAAAAACAATACATTTGGTAAAGATATATAATCATAATCTTACCAAATCTCATAAATATCTGGCAGAAATGGGGCTACTCTACCTTTACGGCAAGGACGCGGATAATCTTAAGGCTTACTTGCCAGACGAACTTTATGGGGTGGCTACGGCATCCGATATTGCGGATTTATGGAACCGGGATCATGGCACAAATTTTTCCGGCAAAGACATGTGTAAGCACATCGAAAAATGCGCCCAGGTATCAAAGTACTTCCATTACTTCAACGGTGGTCTTACCGACTACCGAATTGAGTTCGGCGATGAAATCACGGAGATTATGGAAGGGCAAAAGGGAAAGCAGATATATCAACCAACCCGCGAAGAAATCGAACATTGGGGTTTTGCTGAAACGGACCTCAACACATATATTCCTGAATACGAAAAGTTATTCAACGCCGTCAAGCAATTCAAGGACCCAGAAACAGCATTAGACATCGCTTCTTATCTATTGGAGTCCTGCATGCGAGGAAGAAATCCATTTAGGGAAATCGAATTCCTGCGGACGGAATTCGGCCTTGAATTAAAGGACATCAACGAAGTTGAAAGAGTGCTTAGGCCGTTGCAGGAATTCAACAACAATTGCAGAATGTGGACAAACCTAGGGCACACTCCGCTTAGCTTGCCTAGACCAGGTAGCAATGCGAATCCATTCGGATTAGCAAATGGGATTCCTTTCCAAAATAGCGGTCCTAAGGTCGGACGCAATGATCCCTGTCCTTGCGGCAGCGGGCTGAAATTCAAGAAGTGCTGCGGCAAAAACATGAACTAAAGCATCTACACAATAGCCACCTTAATCACGCCGTCCAGCTTATTTTCAAAAATGCGGTAAGCTTCTTCAATGTCCTGCAGGGGGAACTTGTGGGTGATTAGCGGGGTGGTGTCGATTTTCCCCTGCTCAATGAGGGCGAGAATTTCGGCGCAGTCGCAGCCGTCTACACCGCCGGTTTTGAAGATGAGATTCTTGCCGTACATTTCAGGCAGCGGAAGCGTCATAGGTTTGTCGTAGAGGGCCACCACTGTCACGATGGCGTTGGGTCTTGCGCATTCCCAGGCCATGCGGAAAGTGTCTTCGGTTCCGGCCACTTCAATGACAACGTCGGCACCGCCGTGGGCACTTTCCCTTTGCACCACCGCACCACA is a genomic window of Fibrobacter sp. UWH6 containing:
- a CDS encoding nucleobase:cation symporter-2 family protein, giving the protein MNNSSENIYQLDGRVPVLKALPFGLQHVLAMFVANITPIMILAGVVNLDKGLTAALVQNCMIIAGIGTLVQLFPIWKIGSRLPIVMGISFTFLSVSIGIATTQGMGTLMGAVIVGGIVEGLLGLCAKYWLKLIPHIVAATVVTAIGFSLLPIGANSFAGGQGSADFGATHNWIVGSVTLLTCLLTQVFAKGFLRSLSVLVGLIVGYILALCMGMVDFSGLSNCSIIALPKILPFTPEFHLGPILSVVAIFLVSATETVGDSSALVNGALKRQIHKVEMGGAISCDGFVSTISGIFGCTPITSFSQNVGLASLSGVVNRFTIATGAVIMLLGGIFPPVGTLLTTIPQAVLGGCTIMMFGSILFAGFGMMSKSGFSQRNMIITSLSLSVGLGFTQATGMFKEFPQIIQTIFAENCVAVVFVLAVILNLVLPKDKTKTA
- a CDS encoding YecA family protein translates to MGLLYLYGKDADNLKAYLPDELYGVATASDIADLWNRDHGTNFSGKDMCKHIEKCAQVSKYFHYFNGGLTDYRIEFGDEITEIMEGQKGKQIYQPTREEIEHWGFAETDLNTYIPEYEKLFNAVKQFKDPETALDIASYLLESCMRGRNPFREIEFLRTEFGLELKDINEVERVLRPLQEFNNNCRMWTNLGHTPLSLPRPGSNANPFGLANGIPFQNSGPKVGRNDPCPCGSGLKFKKCCGKNMN
- a CDS encoding GGDEF domain-containing protein produces the protein MENHLYWITDLVYVVVLAIILRHSYIYRDEISPLNRAFRKLLAWSVFFCFQDAVWELSSFEAVGIPSLFFVTSTVFHVCTIVSAYFWLDFLLTFLRKGFQHQKAFRVFGVVIVSLQLILVVRNFFYPTIFSISEDNAYVAESLRWVAMLAPHLIIVVAGLVMAYFCIKNSRKDDGRQFPVLMFVIMPFIFGILQLQFSGCPFNSMSYFIGCCIVHIFIAAREHNERMTVEANTDGLTKVFNRHAMEEDAKRYRNDPLEDSAIVYSIDINGLKQVNDSLGQEAGNELVLAAAACISRAFGSKGKVYRYGGEEFMVLARFDGDGTFFKTRLLNEVSRWQGQKVKELALSIGFAEKRNFPMSDVVELKAIADNMMRLDKSNYYRNKGVDRRKLREAFGAVCNSYTKILKLNLATDTFDIVQMDPSERDPRRGFSTEHSKWLENYARQGRVYIDDVKNFLQQTDLENLRKHFVNGRKSFSFVYRKNTKLGVETALMELLRASDYTDESPNVFLYVKSMNTSVKKSD
- a CDS encoding xanthine phosphoribosyltransferase; translated protein: MNFLEEKILRDGNIKEGNILKVDSFLNHQIDVDIMRQMAYEFQRRYRDVEINKILTIEASGIAIATLLGHLYDVPVVFAKKSQTANSTDDKYVAQAYSFTHKKMNNVFISKPYMKATDKVLIVDDFLADGAAAHALIDLVHQAGGTVAGLGIAIEKGQQKGGATLRAEGYRVESIAIVESMDWETQTIKFREQPELPLQNTNLKLG
- a CDS encoding DNA methylase, with protein sequence MPNFQRRTFIAIDLKSFFASVECVLQGLDPLKANLVVADASRTEKTICLAVSPSLKAYGIPGRARLFEVIQKLKEVKRRTGVDVDYIVAPPRMAKYVEFSTKVYNVYLKYVSAEDIHNYSIDECFLDVTQYLKLYKKTARELAKTMVQDVLETTGITATAGIGSNLYLCKIAMDIMAKHVDADEDGVRIAELDEMSFRRNLWNHRPLTSFWQIGRGIAERLENCNLNRGRGIYTMGDLARVSIKNADALYKMFGINAEILIDHAWGYEPCTIAEIKKYKPKSNSIGGGQVLSCPYTAEKARIVVREMVDSLTLDLIDKNLVTNSLTLMMGYDRENVDKGIYVGPTVIDNYGREIPKPAHGSANLGRYTCSQSAIAEAVMKLFDRIVNPKLTLKRLNLVANDVLDVSYEEVDLFTDVEKQEKEKKRLKAELLIKKRFGKNAIIKGMDLQEGATTVERNGQIGGHRA